A single genomic interval of Rhodopseudomonas palustris harbors:
- a CDS encoding hydrolase: MSKLDMLTSDNSAIALIDYQPAMYQGVQSHDRLVVFNNIQILAKAAKLFKIPTVLTTVAKDSFSGPFMPEVTELFPNLDIIDRTSMNSWLDPNFRKAVAATGRKKFVIAGLWTEACVMFPTLDMLKEGYEIYIPADACGDLSMEAHNRSMERAIQAGAVPITSCQYAFELQQDWARSETYEGMMDILRAHSPYGIQIRFSKWALGEHASEGGTKAA, encoded by the coding sequence ATGTCGAAACTGGATATGCTCACATCCGACAACAGCGCAATCGCGCTGATCGATTATCAGCCCGCGATGTATCAGGGCGTGCAGTCTCACGACCGACTTGTGGTGTTCAACAACATCCAGATCCTCGCCAAAGCGGCGAAGCTGTTCAAGATTCCGACGGTGCTGACCACGGTGGCCAAGGATTCGTTCTCCGGCCCGTTCATGCCGGAAGTCACCGAGCTGTTTCCGAACCTCGACATCATCGACCGCACCTCGATGAACTCGTGGCTCGATCCGAACTTCCGCAAAGCCGTCGCCGCCACCGGCCGAAAGAAGTTCGTGATCGCCGGGCTGTGGACCGAAGCCTGCGTCATGTTCCCGACGCTCGATATGCTGAAGGAAGGCTACGAGATCTACATTCCGGCCGATGCCTGCGGCGATCTGTCGATGGAAGCGCACAACCGCTCGATGGAGCGCGCAATTCAGGCTGGCGCGGTGCCGATCACCTCCTGCCAGTACGCGTTCGAGCTGCAGCAGGACTGGGCGCGCTCGGAGACCTATGAGGGCATGATGGACATCCTGCGGGCGCACTCGCCCTATGGCATCCAGATCCGTTTCTCCAAGTGGGCGCTCGGCGAACACGCCTCTGAGGGCGGCACCAAGGCCGCCTGA